One Thiocapsa bogorovii DNA segment encodes these proteins:
- a CDS encoding PKD domain-containing protein: MHKKAKPTHLKIPMALLLLFVLALLFAGSISAQTSPTPVAYWFLDETEGVTAADQFGGNDLALAGPTQWQPDSGYVDGALALSGSGAYGTRADAQLGAGIPGKLGTQTRDFTLSAWIHPTSLADRNPILVKQGAPERGLMWSAGTSDGAGRLYVEVYKSNNTTTGKTELTSSIPLTVGVWQHVAATYRFLADGSSVLTLYIDGNQVGQTTTAIGPVRANDRPLDLGRYTWNTYQRFFNGRLDEVQIFDAALTPTQIQAIIDEAELQATNAPPLAAIAATPQGGLAPLTVNFDASASSDPDGVISSYDWDFGDGATSSAIAPSHQYLAPGAYLATLTVTDNLGKTGSAEQTIRATDPLNIEPIARFTALWNGVTVTLDATSSSDADGNIASYRWDLGDGTAKSGPTIQHDYAQPGTYNVSLTVTDDSGGIDTLTKAVTFTAPELKVFEINRLVTTDDRGFPWDQPPAEAANGDWTTPINYAEGTLHMRAEIRGQPVAQAMKLQFCMWQYELTLETCTSTQNVPGTSGTVATWSSYIPTMFKKDGNPMDWENPRQRYGLAIKNSDGLPVSDFLDWNWNGEDPDDWYPLDIRFTVVAVPPGETFGGWTNDVFDAAPGYITDSTPPAIGPVSVSAGQTSAVVSWTTSEPTTAVLVYGLTSGHGTGEAESPSLSTSHSVTLGNLTPGTTYHYRIDAFDAAGNSSATGDLTFSTQSEDTPSPVIVSDDFNEGTLDTDVWTFIDPLGDATLSLNGAQAAIAAPGGTAHDIWSSGNFAPRLMQAAPDADFEVEVKLDSPVTQRFQIQGLVVEESPGRFMRFDVHHDGTGVRVFAATVVDGTASIRHNVLTALSGSPIYLRLAREGDLWTPRYSTDGITWQTLNAFSHAMDVGAIGVFAGNAASSGSPVPAHTAVFDHFFDTAAPIDPEPGAPVITTQPADLVVSEGETATFSVVAEGDAPLAYQWARDGVPIDGANSASYSIPSASTADDGALFVVTVSNSAGSVASRAARLDVAASGAPLIDVWYGPEQSFGTLGVPQWAINVLGNISDPDGLGQATYSLNGGAAQALSVGPFRRLEAPGDFNVEIPFSSLISGANLIEIRATDSLGNEAVETVTVQYSPGNAWPLDYAVDWATTGKIHDVAQIVDGDWGIVGGALRPIQRGYDRLVAIGDLAWTDYEVTVPVTLHGFDAKGFERPNFKPALGVMLKWPGHTNWTETQPAWGYYPAGGGAWYEFEQDGSGSLYMTDFENFDVVDPLGRTLSTDVTYIWKVRVESLIGGSTRYSAKIWPATDPEPTSWEIVATDTNDVEGGSLLLVAHYVDASFGNVAIGPITSDPNDPPPPPVLHHGVLDGVGASWQTVTLPYDYTNPVVVASVRYPDASVTPVVTRIRNAFGNQFEVRVQNPSDQPLNGTYSVYYTVVEAGVYTEAQHGIKMEAVRFTSNNTNYSGAWWQQEARSYANSYTAPVVLGQVMSANDPRWSAFWARGGTTNDPPDSAQLSASKHVGEDPITTRANEQIGYLVIESGNGEVGGIAYQAGVSDAAIQGIDGSPPFSVTHQLAVQASGAIVSSAGMKGGNGGWPVLFGSDPLANGGLALAIDEDQLADAERSHGAEQVAYLVLGGDAGPSAPTVTAPPDITAEATGILTGVDLGTATASDGSPVSNDAPTDGFPLGLSVVTWSATNTDGLTGTAEQQVEILDTTAPQLAVPPDIVTEATGTLTPVELGEATATDLFEPVTIVNDAPSEGFPVGITVVTWTATDANANAATAEQSVTVTDGTGNLAPLAVDDSAIVGQGGAVTIAVLDNDSDPDGTLDPATVVVQSGPASGTLSDDGTGVLTYTHDGSATTTDAFSYRVADTEGAVSNIAEVAVTITPPDTASAIFHHGTLTGVDDTWRTVTLPRSYANPVVIAAVQYDTPPALPAIARVRNAAGNSFEVRVQNPGDAELEAVYTLYYTVVDAGVYTLAEHGIQMEAVRFNSTQTSGKGNWSAGNTRAYAQSYTNPVVVGQVMSANDPRWSAFWARGGSIKQPPTSSTLVVSKHVGEDFENTRADETIGYLVIEAGSGTTTDNTLYAAGLSAQTVAGVEGAPPYAVPYPAGIAPSTAALSASAMQGGDGGWPILYGLAPLGGSTLDLAFQEDQLGDLEMTHTNEQVAYLLLEGNAGPSAPTVTAPPDITAEATGILTGVDLGTATASDGSPVSNDAPTDGFPLGLSVVTWSATNTDALTGTAEQQVEILDTTAPQLAVPPDIVTEAAGTLTPVELGEATATDLFEPVTIVNDAPSEGFPVGITVVTWTATDANANAATAEQSVTVTDGTGNLAPLAVDDSAIVGQGGAVTIAVLDNDSDPDGTLDPATVVVQSGPASGTLSDDGTGVLTYTHDGSATTADSFTYTVNDDLGATSNAATVVLDVTSGAAWWSNQHGFRVEFEVSPGATALTDKVTSVPIDFTTLLAQAGASAATLDANSLRLVEVDASGTVIDPAVPFQFDPAADYAPSDNAVGELVILLTGSTPASGSRRFALYFTETGIGLPPPPVLPRVSVTDDLIDEGQTSIRTRTLAGDWFYHKEGAGFSSLNDLDGNDWIGYSTATGSAGEFRGTPNLVPPGSGGHFHPGATTSSSVLLDAGPLRARIQSETLDGEWGAMWEILPTHATMTVTRAPENYWFLYEGTPGGSLEPSTDLVVRSTGTQSTGDTSWAQDLPGEEWAYFADPGVGRSLFVSGHLDDSAIDSYRPLDNVMTVFGLGRNQLNALLSGTSRRFSVGLVDSTAFASIAPVVRSASADDVTANFGLAEARSSGSQPVDARALSDTVSGPASLTIQVDGSASISNAGSITGYAWDFGDGESATGALATHTYSQTGIFTVTLTVTSSSGASNTDHFAVAVGVLLSEPAAQPPTVTPPPDITAEATGLLTDANLGTATASDGSPVSNDAPTDGFPLGLTVVTWSATNADGTGTAEQQVEILDTTAPQLAAPPDIVTDATGTLTPVELGEATATDLFEPVTIVNDAPSEGFPVGATVVTWTATDANANAATAEQSVTILGSTLNEPPLAADDTASVVRGGSVAIDVLANDSDPDGTLDPATVVIQSAPASGTVNDDGTGVLTYTHDGSATTTDAFSYRVADTEGAVSNIAEVAVTITPPDTASAIFHHGTLTGVDDTWRTVTLPRSYANPVVIAAVQYDTPPALPAIARVRNAAGNSFEVRVQNPGDAVLDAVYTIHYTVVEAGVYTLAEHGIQMEAVRFNSTQTSGKGNWSAGNTRAYAQSYTNPVVVGQVMSANDPRWSAFWARGGSIKQPPTSSTLVVSKHVGEDFENTRADETIGYLVIEAGSGTTTDNTLYAAGLSAQTVAGVEGAPPYAVPYPAGIAPSTAALSASAMQGGDGGWPILYGLAPLGGSTLDLAFQEDQLGDLEMTHIAEQVAYLLLQ; encoded by the coding sequence ATGCATAAGAAAGCAAAACCGACGCACCTGAAGATCCCGATGGCGCTTTTGCTCCTTTTTGTTCTCGCGCTGCTCTTCGCCGGCTCGATCTCGGCACAGACGTCTCCGACACCGGTTGCTTACTGGTTTCTCGACGAGACCGAAGGAGTGACCGCCGCCGATCAATTTGGCGGCAATGACCTCGCCCTAGCGGGCCCGACTCAGTGGCAGCCCGATTCCGGGTATGTCGACGGCGCACTCGCGCTGAGCGGGAGCGGCGCTTACGGAACGCGTGCCGACGCCCAGTTGGGCGCCGGCATTCCGGGCAAGCTCGGCACCCAAACTCGGGATTTCACGTTGTCGGCCTGGATCCACCCGACCAGCTTAGCCGACCGCAATCCAATCCTCGTCAAACAAGGTGCGCCGGAGCGGGGCTTGATGTGGAGCGCCGGCACGTCGGACGGCGCCGGCCGACTCTACGTCGAAGTCTACAAGAGCAACAACACGACAACCGGAAAGACGGAGCTGACATCGAGTATCCCGCTGACCGTCGGCGTGTGGCAGCACGTCGCGGCAACCTATCGCTTCCTCGCCGATGGCAGCTCGGTTCTCACCCTCTATATCGATGGAAACCAGGTCGGACAGACCACCACGGCCATCGGCCCCGTTCGCGCGAACGACCGACCTCTGGATCTAGGTCGGTACACCTGGAACACCTACCAGCGCTTCTTCAACGGACGTCTGGACGAGGTCCAGATCTTCGATGCCGCGCTGACGCCCACACAGATACAAGCCATCATCGACGAGGCCGAGCTGCAGGCAACGAACGCACCGCCCTTGGCCGCCATCGCGGCGACGCCGCAGGGCGGTCTTGCACCCCTTACGGTCAATTTCGACGCAAGCGCATCCTCCGACCCGGACGGTGTAATCTCCTCCTACGACTGGGACTTCGGAGACGGCGCCACCTCTTCGGCGATCGCGCCGAGCCATCAGTACTTGGCCCCGGGCGCCTACCTCGCGACCCTCACCGTCACGGACAATCTCGGTAAGACCGGAAGCGCGGAGCAAACAATACGGGCAACCGATCCTCTGAACATCGAGCCGATCGCGCGCTTCACCGCCCTCTGGAACGGCGTCACGGTCACGCTCGACGCGACCTCGTCTTCCGATGCCGACGGCAACATTGCCTCTTACCGATGGGATCTCGGCGACGGCACCGCCAAGTCCGGCCCGACCATCCAGCACGACTACGCACAGCCGGGAACCTACAACGTCAGCCTGACGGTCACCGACGACAGCGGCGGCATCGATACCCTCACGAAGGCCGTGACCTTCACCGCTCCGGAGCTCAAGGTCTTCGAGATCAATCGCCTCGTCACGACAGACGATCGCGGCTTCCCGTGGGATCAACCGCCCGCGGAAGCGGCCAACGGCGACTGGACGACGCCGATCAACTACGCCGAGGGCACCCTGCACATGCGCGCCGAGATCCGCGGACAACCCGTGGCTCAGGCGATGAAGCTCCAGTTCTGCATGTGGCAGTACGAGCTCACCCTGGAGACCTGCACCTCGACCCAAAACGTCCCCGGCACGAGCGGGACCGTGGCGACCTGGTCGTCGTACATCCCGACCATGTTCAAGAAGGACGGCAACCCCATGGACTGGGAGAATCCGCGGCAGCGCTACGGGCTGGCCATCAAGAACAGCGACGGCCTGCCCGTCAGCGACTTTCTCGACTGGAACTGGAACGGCGAAGATCCCGACGATTGGTATCCGCTCGACATCCGCTTTACCGTGGTCGCCGTCCCGCCCGGGGAGACCTTCGGGGGCTGGACGAACGACGTCTTCGACGCGGCACCGGGTTACATCACCGACAGCACCCCACCGGCGATCGGCCCTGTCAGCGTCTCCGCCGGACAAACCTCGGCGGTCGTGAGCTGGACGACGAGCGAGCCGACCACCGCCGTGCTCGTCTATGGATTGACCTCCGGCCACGGGACGGGCGAAGCCGAATCCCCATCCCTTTCGACCTCCCACAGCGTCACGCTCGGCAACCTGACGCCCGGGACGACTTACCACTATCGCATCGACGCCTTCGACGCGGCCGGCAACAGCAGCGCCACCGGGGATCTGACCTTCTCGACCCAGTCCGAGGACACGCCCTCGCCGGTAATCGTCTCGGACGATTTCAATGAGGGCACCCTCGACACCGACGTTTGGACATTCATCGATCCGCTCGGCGACGCCACCCTTTCGCTCAATGGCGCTCAGGCCGCCATCGCTGCGCCCGGCGGAACCGCGCACGACATCTGGAGCAGCGGCAACTTCGCGCCGCGCCTCATGCAGGCGGCACCCGACGCGGACTTCGAGGTCGAGGTCAAGCTGGACTCGCCGGTGACGCAACGCTTCCAGATCCAGGGTCTGGTCGTCGAAGAATCCCCGGGTCGCTTCATGCGGTTCGACGTCCATCACGACGGTACGGGGGTCCGGGTCTTCGCCGCCACCGTGGTCGACGGCACGGCGTCCATTCGACACAATGTCCTTACGGCGCTTTCGGGCAGTCCGATCTATCTGCGTCTGGCGCGTGAGGGCGATCTCTGGACCCCCAGATATTCCACGGACGGCATCACCTGGCAGACCCTCAACGCCTTCAGCCACGCTATGGACGTCGGCGCGATCGGCGTCTTCGCCGGCAATGCAGCCAGCAGCGGGAGCCCGGTGCCCGCGCATACCGCGGTGTTCGATCATTTCTTCGACACTGCCGCACCGATCGACCCGGAGCCGGGTGCGCCCGTCATCACCACACAACCGGCCGACCTGGTCGTTTCCGAGGGCGAGACGGCGACCTTCTCCGTGGTTGCCGAGGGCGATGCCCCGCTCGCGTACCAATGGGCCCGCGACGGCGTCCCGATCGACGGCGCGAACAGCGCCTCCTACAGCATCCCGAGCGCAAGCACCGCGGACGACGGGGCGCTCTTCGTCGTCACCGTGTCCAACTCGGCCGGCAGCGTCGCGAGCCGGGCCGCGCGACTGGATGTCGCCGCCTCAGGGGCCCCGTTGATCGATGTTTGGTACGGCCCCGAGCAATCCTTCGGGACCCTCGGCGTACCGCAGTGGGCGATCAACGTCCTGGGCAACATCTCAGACCCCGACGGTCTCGGACAGGCCACCTATTCGCTCAACGGCGGAGCAGCTCAGGCCCTGTCGGTCGGACCGTTTCGCCGACTGGAAGCGCCCGGCGACTTCAATGTCGAAATACCCTTCTCGAGCCTGATCTCGGGCGCCAATCTCATCGAAATTCGTGCCACGGACAGCCTCGGCAACGAGGCCGTCGAGACGGTCACCGTTCAGTACTCCCCCGGCAACGCCTGGCCGTTGGACTACGCAGTCGACTGGGCAACGACGGGTAAGATCCACGATGTCGCGCAGATCGTCGACGGGGATTGGGGCATTGTCGGCGGCGCGCTGCGACCGATTCAGCGCGGCTACGATCGCCTGGTCGCGATCGGCGATCTCGCCTGGACCGACTACGAGGTGACGGTCCCGGTCACCCTGCACGGCTTCGATGCGAAGGGATTCGAGAGGCCCAATTTCAAACCCGCCCTCGGCGTGATGCTCAAGTGGCCCGGACACACCAATTGGACGGAGACCCAACCGGCCTGGGGTTACTACCCGGCGGGCGGAGGCGCCTGGTACGAGTTCGAGCAAGACGGCTCCGGATCGCTCTACATGACGGATTTCGAGAACTTCGACGTCGTCGATCCGTTGGGCCGCACCCTGAGCACCGATGTCACCTACATCTGGAAGGTGCGGGTGGAGTCACTGATCGGCGGGAGCACCCGGTACAGCGCCAAGATCTGGCCGGCCACCGATCCGGAACCGACCAGCTGGGAGATCGTCGCGACGGACACCAACGATGTCGAGGGCGGATCGCTCCTCCTGGTCGCGCATTATGTCGACGCGAGCTTCGGCAACGTCGCGATCGGCCCCATCACATCCGATCCGAATGATCCGCCCCCGCCGCCGGTGCTGCACCATGGCGTGCTCGACGGCGTCGGTGCGAGCTGGCAGACCGTCACCTTGCCCTACGACTACACCAACCCGGTCGTCGTGGCCTCGGTGCGTTACCCGGACGCCTCCGTCACCCCCGTCGTGACCCGGATCCGCAACGCCTTCGGCAACCAATTCGAGGTGCGCGTACAAAATCCGAGCGACCAGCCACTGAACGGGACCTACAGCGTCTACTACACCGTCGTCGAGGCCGGCGTCTATACCGAAGCCCAGCACGGGATCAAGATGGAAGCGGTGCGCTTCACCTCGAACAACACCAACTATAGCGGCGCTTGGTGGCAGCAAGAAGCGCGAAGCTACGCCAACAGTTACACCGCGCCGGTCGTGCTGGGACAGGTCATGAGCGCCAACGACCCACGCTGGTCGGCGTTCTGGGCGCGCGGCGGCACCACGAACGACCCACCGGATTCGGCGCAGCTCTCCGCCAGCAAGCACGTCGGCGAGGATCCGATCACGACCCGTGCGAACGAGCAGATCGGCTACCTGGTCATCGAATCCGGCAACGGCGAGGTCGGCGGTATCGCCTATCAAGCCGGGGTCAGCGACGCCGCCATCCAGGGCATCGATGGTTCGCCGCCCTTCTCCGTGACGCATCAGCTTGCAGTGCAGGCGTCCGGGGCGATCGTCTCCTCCGCGGGCATGAAAGGCGGCAACGGCGGTTGGCCCGTCCTCTTCGGGTCCGATCCCCTCGCCAACGGTGGCCTCGCACTGGCCATCGACGAAGACCAGCTCGCCGACGCCGAGCGCTCTCACGGCGCCGAGCAGGTGGCCTATCTCGTGCTCGGAGGTGATGCCGGCCCAAGCGCACCGACCGTCACCGCGCCGCCGGACATCACCGCCGAGGCCACGGGGATCCTCACCGGTGTCGATCTGGGCACGGCCACCGCCAGCGACGGCAGTCCGGTGAGCAACGACGCGCCCACCGACGGCTTCCCGCTCGGCCTCAGCGTCGTGACCTGGTCGGCGACCAACACCGACGGACTCACCGGCACCGCCGAGCAGCAGGTCGAGATCCTCGACACCACCGCGCCGCAGCTCGCGGTGCCGCCGGACATCGTCACGGAGGCCACCGGCACCTTGACGCCGGTCGAGCTCGGCGAGGCCACCGCCACGGACCTCTTCGAGCCGGTGACGATCGTGAACGATGCGCCGAGCGAGGGCTTCCCGGTCGGCATCACCGTCGTCACCTGGACCGCCACCGACGCCAACGCCAACGCGGCAACCGCGGAGCAAAGCGTCACCGTGACGGACGGCACGGGCAACCTTGCCCCCCTTGCGGTCGACGACAGCGCGATCGTCGGGCAGGGCGGCGCCGTGACAATCGCGGTCCTCGACAACGACAGCGACCCCGACGGGACGCTCGACCCCGCCACGGTCGTCGTTCAGAGCGGGCCGGCGAGCGGGACCTTGAGCGACGACGGCACCGGCGTGCTCACCTACACCCACGACGGATCGGCCACGACGACGGACGCCTTCAGCTACCGCGTCGCCGATACCGAGGGGGCCGTCTCCAATATCGCCGAGGTCGCGGTCACGATCACCCCGCCGGATACCGCATCGGCGATCTTCCATCACGGTACCCTCACGGGCGTCGACGACACCTGGCGCACCGTCACGCTGCCGCGCAGCTACGCCAACCCGGTGGTGATCGCCGCCGTGCAGTACGACACGCCTCCGGCGCTCCCCGCGATCGCGCGGGTGCGCAACGCCGCGGGCAACAGCTTCGAGGTGCGGGTGCAGAACCCGGGCGACGCGGAGCTGGAGGCGGTCTATACGCTGTATTACACGGTCGTGGATGCCGGCGTCTATACACTGGCCGAGCACGGCATCCAGATGGAAGCCGTGCGCTTCAACTCCACCCAAACCAGCGGGAAAGGCAACTGGTCGGCCGGCAACACCCGCGCCTATGCCCAGAGCTACACCAACCCGGTCGTCGTCGGTCAGGTCATGAGCGCGAACGACCCGCGCTGGTCGGCCTTCTGGGCGCGCGGCGGCAGCATCAAGCAACCGCCAACCTCGAGCACCCTGGTGGTCTCCAAGCACGTCGGCGAGGACTTCGAGAATACCCGCGCCGACGAAACCATCGGATATCTGGTGATCGAGGCGGGCAGCGGCACGACCACCGACAATACCCTCTATGCGGCCGGTCTCAGCGCCCAAACGGTTGCCGGCGTGGAGGGCGCCCCGCCTTACGCGGTGCCCTACCCCGCCGGCATCGCCCCGAGCACCGCCGCGCTCTCCGCATCCGCCATGCAAGGTGGCGACGGCGGCTGGCCTATCCTCTACGGGCTCGCGCCCCTCGGCGGCAGCACGCTGGATCTCGCCTTCCAGGAAGACCAGCTCGGCGATCTCGAGATGACCCATACCAACGAGCAGGTGGCCTATCTTCTCCTTGAGGGCAACGCCGGCCCAAGCGCACCGACCGTCACCGCGCCGCCGGACATCACCGCCGAGGCCACGGGGATCCTCACCGGTGTCGATCTGGGCACGGCCACCGCCAGCGACGGCAGTCCGGTGAGCAACGACGCGCCCACCGACGGCTTCCCGCTCGGCCTCAGCGTCGTGACCTGGTCGGCGACCAACACCGACGCACTCACCGGCACCGCCGAGCAGCAGGTCGAGATCCTCGACACCACCGCGCCGCAGCTCGCGGTGCCGCCGGACATCGTCACGGAGGCCGCCGGCACCTTGACGCCGGTCGAGCTCGGCGAGGCCACCGCCACGGACCTCTTCGAGCCGGTGACGATCGTGAACGATGCGCCGAGCGAGGGCTTCCCGGTCGGCATCACCGTCGTCACCTGGACCGCCACCGACGCCAACGCCAACGCGGCAACCGCGGAGCAAAGCGTCACCGTGACGGACGGCACGGGCAACCTTGCCCCCCTTGCGGTCGACGACAGCGCGATCGTCGGGCAGGGCGGCGCCGTGACGATCGCGGTCCTCGACAACGACAGCGACCCCGACGGGACGCTCGACCCCGCCACGGTCGTCGTTCAGAGCGGGCCGGCGAGCGGGACCTTGAGCGACGACGGCACCGGCGTGCTCACCTACACCCACGACGGATCGGCAACCACCGCCGACAGCTTCACCTACACGGTCAACGACGACCTCGGCGCCACGTCCAATGCCGCCACCGTCGTTCTTGACGTCACATCCGGAGCGGCTTGGTGGAGCAACCAGCACGGATTCCGCGTGGAATTCGAGGTCAGCCCCGGTGCAACGGCCCTGACCGACAAGGTCACGAGCGTCCCGATCGACTTCACGACCTTGCTCGCGCAGGCCGGAGCAAGCGCTGCAACGCTCGATGCGAATTCGCTGCGCCTTGTCGAGGTCGATGCATCCGGTACCGTCATTGATCCGGCCGTGCCGTTCCAATTCGATCCGGCCGCGGATTACGCTCCGTCCGACAACGCCGTCGGCGAATTGGTGATTCTCCTGACCGGATCGACCCCCGCGAGCGGGAGCCGCCGATTCGCGCTCTACTTCACCGAGACCGGCATCGGACTGCCGCCCCCGCCGGTCCTGCCCCGCGTTTCAGTCACGGATGATCTGATCGACGAGGGCCAGACGAGCATCCGCACGCGCACGCTCGCGGGAGACTGGTTCTATCACAAGGAAGGGGCAGGCTTTTCGAGCCTGAATGACCTGGACGGGAATGACTGGATCGGCTACTCAACCGCGACAGGGTCCGCCGGCGAGTTCCGAGGCACGCCCAATCTCGTGCCTCCTGGAAGCGGCGGTCACTTCCATCCCGGCGCGACCACGTCTTCATCGGTCTTGCTGGATGCCGGACCGCTAAGGGCCCGCATCCAGTCGGAGACCTTGGACGGGGAATGGGGCGCGATGTGGGAAATCCTGCCGACGCACGCAACGATGACGGTCACGCGGGCACCCGAAAACTACTGGTTCCTCTACGAAGGCACCCCCGGCGGTAGCCTCGAGCCCAGCACAGATCTGGTCGTGCGATCGACCGGAACACAGAGCACCGGCGATACCAGTTGGGCACAAGATCTCCCCGGAGAGGAATGGGCATACTTCGCAGACCCCGGCGTCGGGCGCTCGCTCTTCGTTTCCGGACATCTCGATGATTCCGCCATCGACTCCTATCGGCCTCTTGACAACGTCATGACGGTCTTCGGCCTTGGCCGAAACCAGCTCAACGCCCTGCTGTCCGGGACATCGCGGCGCTTCTCCGTCGGTCTCGTCGACAGCACCGCATTCGCATCGATCGCGCCCGTTGTCCGCTCGGCATCGGCAGATGACGTCACCGCCAACTTCGGCCTAGCCGAGGCCCGTTCCTCGGGTTCTCAGCCCGTGGACGCCCGCGCGCTGTCGGACACGGTCTCCGGCCCAGCTTCATTGACGATCCAAGTCGACGGCAGCGCCTCGATCAGCAATGCGGGCAGCATCACCGGATACGCGTGGGATTTCGGAGACGGCGAGAGCGCAACGGGAGCGCTGGCGACGCACACCTATAGCCAAACGGGCATCTTCACGGTCACCTTGACGGTGACCTCCTCGAGCGGAGCAAGCAACACGGATCACTTTGCTGTCGCCGTAGGCGTCCTGTTATCCGAACCCGCCGCACAACCCCCGACCGTCACCCCGCCGCCGGACATCACCGCCGAGGCCACCGGGCTCCTCACCGATGCCAATCTGGGCACGGCCACCGCCAGCGACGGCAGCCCGGTGAGCAACGACGCGCCCACCGACGGCTTCCCGCTCGGCCTCACCGTCGTGACCTGGTCCGCCACCAACGCCGACGGAACCGGCACCGCCGAGCAGCAGGTCGAGATCCTCGACACCACCGCGCCGCAGCTCGCGGCGCCGCCGGACATCGTCACGGATGCCACCGGTACCTTGACGCCGGTCGAGCTCGGCGAGGCCACCGCCACGGACCTCTTCGAGCCCGTGACGATCGTGAACGACGCCCCGAGCGAGGGCTTCCCGGTCGGCGCCACCGTCGTGACCTGGACCGCCACCGACGCCAACGCAAACGCGGCAACCGCGGAGCAGAGCGTCACGATTCTCGGCAGCACCCTCAACGAGCCGCCGCTCGCCGCCGACGATACCGCATCGGTGGTGCGCGGAGGCAGCGTCGCGATCGACGTCCTCGCCAACGACAGCGACCCCGACGGGACGCTCGACCCCGCCACGGTCGTCATTCAGAGCGCACCGGCGAGCGGGACCGTGAACGACGACGGCACCGGCGTGCTCACCTACACCCACGACGGATCGGCCACGACGACGGACGCCTTCAGCTACCGCGTCGCCGATACCGAGGGGGCCGTCTCCAATATCGCCGAGGTCGCGGTCACGATCACCCCGCCGGATACCGCATCGGCGATCTTCCATCACGGTACCCTCACGGGCGTCGACGACACCTGGCGCACCGTCACGCTGCCGCGCAGCTACGCCAACCCGGTGGTGATCGCCGCCGTGCAGTACGACACGCCTCCGGCGCTCCCCGCGATCGCGCGGGTGCGCAACGCCGCGGGCAACAGCTTCGAGGTGCGGGTGCAGAATCCGGGCGACGCGGTGCTGGACGCGGTCTACACCATCCACTACACGGTGGTCGAGGCCGGCGTCTATACACTGGCCGAGCACGGCATCCAGATGGAAGCCGTGCGCTTCAACTCCACCCAAACCAGCGGGAAAGGCAACTGGTCGGCCGGCAACACCCGCGCCTATGCCCAGAGCTACACCAACCCGGTCGTCGTCGGTCAGGTCATGAGCGCGAACGACCCGCGCTGGTCGGCCTTCTGGGCGCGCGGCGGCAGCATCAAGCAACCGCCAACCTCGAGCACCCTGGTGGTCTCCAAGCACGTCGGCGAGGACTTCGAGAATACCCGCGCCGACGAAACCATCGGATATCTGGTGATCGAGGCGGGCAGCGGCACGACCACCGACAATACCCTCTATGCGGCCGGTCTCAGCGCCCAAACGGTTGCCGGCGTGGAGGGCGCCCCGCCTTACGCGGTGCCCTACCCCGCCGGCATCGCCCCGAGCACCGCCGCGCTCTCCGCATCCGCCATGCAAGGTGGCGACGGCGGCTGGCCTATCCTCTACGGGCTCGCGCCCCTCGGCGGCAGCACGCTGGATCTCGCCTTCCAGGAAGACCAGCTCGGCGATCTCGAGATGACACACATCGCGGAGCAGGTGGCCTACCTTTTGCTTCAATAA